The proteins below are encoded in one region of Candidatus Dormiibacterota bacterium:
- a CDS encoding GDSL-type esterase/lipase family protein, protein MWTRTLLTALACSIPVALLASTIHAAPSVEEPDTPAVAAARAAIATCPEAGAPVTAVPPPPVGCDPTGPIVALGDSDTYGYGVTMVAYSTPPPGAGPAVVQQLLGIPVVNAGVNGDTALSTLRPSTPGFGHRPAALQLPALLALHPRLVIVGFGMAEAVYGVPIPTAAADLDALLRALGDVPTVIVGSHVDCSAIRICRGGDGVRYTSAWDDQLRVVAARHHSGLVLDVEAGLAAAGEMTDELHPTLRGYRVMAGRIAPVVGDRLAAASRGWRSGGRLLHS, encoded by the coding sequence CCCGGTGGCGCTGCTGGCATCGACGATCCACGCCGCCCCCTCCGTCGAGGAGCCGGACACGCCCGCGGTGGCGGCGGCCCGTGCCGCCATCGCCACCTGTCCGGAGGCGGGTGCGCCGGTGACCGCGGTGCCACCGCCCCCGGTGGGCTGCGACCCGACCGGGCCGATCGTCGCCCTCGGTGACAGCGACACCTATGGCTACGGGGTGACCATGGTCGCCTACAGCACCCCGCCGCCGGGCGCCGGGCCGGCGGTCGTCCAGCAGCTGCTGGGGATCCCGGTGGTGAACGCGGGGGTCAACGGCGACACCGCCCTCAGCACCCTGCGTCCCTCGACGCCCGGCTTCGGCCACCGGCCCGCCGCCCTCCAGCTCCCCGCGTTGCTGGCCCTGCACCCGCGTCTGGTGATCGTCGGCTTCGGCATGGCGGAGGCGGTGTACGGGGTCCCGATCCCGACCGCCGCCGCCGACCTCGACGCCCTGCTCCGCGCCCTGGGGGACGTTCCCACGGTGATCGTCGGCAGCCACGTCGACTGCTCCGCGATCAGGATCTGCCGCGGCGGCGACGGAGTCCGCTACACCTCTGCCTGGGATGACCAGCTGAGGGTCGTGGCGGCACGGCACCACTCCGGACTGGTGCTCGACGTCGAGGCGGGGCTGGCGGCCGCCGGAGAGATGACCGACGAGCTCCACCCCACCCTCCGGGGCTATCGGGTGATGGCGGGCCGGATCGCCCCGGTGGTGGGCGACCGCCTCGCCGCCGCGTCCCGGGGATGGCGTTCCGGGGGCCGCCTGCTCCACAGCTAG